Part of the Rhipicephalus sanguineus isolate Rsan-2018 unplaced genomic scaffold, BIME_Rsan_1.4 Seq4242, whole genome shotgun sequence genome, GAGCGCACTTAGAGCGGGGAAAATGTTTCTGTGAACAGGAGTTCGTTCTGAAAACGTACTTCCAGGAAAGCCAGCATGCAAATTTTTGCAAATATTTTTTGTCGGCGCCCGGCGTTAAGATCCATAGACGATGGCATGGACGGAATACAGAGGTCATTCCGAAACGCTTCAGGATATCGGCAAACTGTACTTACCGTTTTCGACGCGTCTGCACGTGAGAACGATACCGGACGGTGCGCGCACTGCGCAGTCCACAGCCATGGCTGCACTGAGTTctattcccagtgccgccgggcacCCACCGGCTTTTCCAATGATGTGCACCGGCCTGGCGACCGGTGTTGTGGGTATCCCGAAAAgtggcctctcctttccgctctcttcgttcactccccccccccctcccctacgaTGCTTAGCCGCACTCCCTCAGAAATAAACGTCTTTCATATCCTCAAAACTCTCAGTGTGCGCACAGAAGCAATGATCCCGGGCTGCTGCGGCGAATGGTCGCGGCCGAGCGAATTAGACAGCATTCACCAAGTGTGGTCCAGCCTCTCGTATCCAAACTCAGATCTGGTGCATGTTTACCGACCTTGCGGAGACACCCGCTACGACGTGCCTCGTGTAATCATATCGTACTTATGGCAGGCACAACCCAcattttaaaaaaaacatttgtatCCAGCCAGATGGCACTCAGATTGTACCTATATTACAGTGCTCCTTTTTATAAGCATAGCATCCGCAAGTGGAGATTTCTGGAGGGCATTTGAGCTCTAAACTATCGTCAAAAACGGCTGCACCCAACAAAACCATATCCAATGTAGAACTGCAATGAATTGCTGAACATGTTACGATAAGAAATTGGAAATCACGTAACAGACACGTAATGCAACTAAATGAAGACAGATTTTATCGGCTATTGCCGTCGATATAGCTTAGGCGCTTTTTTTATGACTGCTTTATCTTTGTTAACAGTGAGCGATAATATCGACTCATTTTGGTTATTTCGCTCCACGTTATTGCCGTTAGATACTGCAGCCGCATGAAATGCCATTGCGCTACGGTTACAGTGTCAATGGACGAGCGGTAACAACTGCAGAAGCGTATCCGTAATTGCTTGCACGTGGCTCGCATCTTCATCCTGAGCGGTGCGTTTGCGGCCATGCGAGATGAATAAATGGTCGCTAACACCTGCTGGATAGACATACAGGGCTGGTGTACATGCAGGGCGGTGCACTGCTGCACGATTCGGGGGTATGCAGTGGTGCTGTCCCCTTCGAAACGGGACAGAATCAGGCGTTATAAACGTCTTTTGCGGACCAGCATCCTGGCTGTCTCTTATTATTTTTTCACGGAAGCCTCTATTTCTGTTCTATCAATcccttccttgcttttttttcctcccGCCAATCTCTAAACCGTCTCTTGCTTACCACAACAGCTGATCTTCCATCCACTTTGAAACCTCAGGAGTCTCTGGAAGATCTCCACGGGGAACATCTTGCCCTTCCATTACAGTGCGTTGAGTTTGCGCAATTTGATTACAGCAACGCCTGTTGCTACGAATATTTGTTTCGATATGTTTTTTTGTTCTCTGACAGCCAGCGTGGGCTTCAAATAGTAAAGCGTAATCGGATACATCGCATCCAATTTGCCAGTGGCATTTCACATCAGTGTCAGTTTCGTTTGCAGAAGCACATTATACTTCCAGAACCAGATTTATTATGGTCCGGAAAGTATCAATGGAATGGAGAAACCGAGGGGCCCGGTTTTGTCCGAACCGTTAGCACCGGGAGAAATTTATTGCTGTGTTGTAGAAATAATAAAGTGAACGAAGGTAAACCTACGCCTACATTTCCTATGACCATTTGAGCCACGGCGAAGACTGTTGCCACAATCACAGTATTGGGTACTCCATGTCTTTTTGAGCCCTGCATCATGTAGTCATGTAGGGTAGCAGCCTGCCGGAGCTGAGGCCCTCAATTCTCGTTCATTACATAGGCGCAATGAACGAGACCGGGAATAGACGGACTCGAGTTATGACATACGTAGTGTAGTCTATTGACACCATCCAGCCACTTTAAATGGCTTTGCTGGCTGTTGTGCGCAACGGATAGTATATATATGTTGTCCTGCATTAGTGTATGATGCATTACTGAAAAAAAGCTTGAAAAAACAAGGACACGAGAAGTACTGACATGACCAGAGCTTAGTACTGTCTGTCCTTTTATACGCGCTGTTTCCAGAACTGAAACCGTACCATGCCACTCACCCGTTGCGCTTAAATTTGACTTTGGACAGCGTAACCGCATATTAGGCATTGACAGAACACTACGTAAAGCCCTGCTTGTCTACATGTCACAGGTGAAACGTTTGTGTTACCCTTGACTTTACGTGatagttgcacgaaaaaaagaaagaataaaaaggcGATGGCACAGTAGCGCCGGCAAGGTACCCTTACTGATTACCAGTAGCGTGCATTGATCTGTTTCGCATATTTTTGACTGACGTCCGCTTGTCTGCCCTTTCATTCGTATAATCAAAACCAAGGTATGATGACGTCCAAGTAAAAATAAACATGTCAACCGACCAACAACTGCATTTCATTGATAAACGTCATCCTtcaagcgttaaaaaaaaagtaaagtcaAGGTCCAGTTGCTCAAATTATTCGAGAGGATGATGTGAATCGCTACGTTGCCTGTGGCCAACTCTAACTGAACATGAATTTGGCGCTCTAGCATTTCACTCCCGCCTCATTACTTTCGTTGAGACTAGTTAgtgtgtcattttttttctcttgtctatcttttctttttgtgtgtgtggaatACTTTTGAAACCTACCGAAGGTGCCGATGAGGTGGTAGTTGTGAGCTGTCTCATTAATGACACCGTGACAAAGCTAGTTTCCAGCCTTCGGGCATCGTGAAATGCACGAAAGGAAGCCTGAAAATGCTAGCGAGGAGGAAAAGCGTAAGTAAGCCGGCGTCTTACCATTGCGAAAATGTGGCGCACGCCGCGGAGAGGTTATGTTTACCCCCGGTCTCAGACGTCGACGAAAGATCTGCACCTTTTTTGCTACTCGCCGGGCGAAAGTTTTCTGGAAATTTTGAGGGTCTCCACCCCAGCGACGCGCGTCTTccccgcacgcgcgcgcgcgcgtgcggagGAGGTAGGAGGCGAAGAGGGCGAGGGCAGTGTGCAGAGCAGCCCTCGGTTCTCCCAACCCCGACGGCCGGCGAACGCACAGATTGGCGATGGCTAGTGACGTCACACTTCCCTCTTCCAATGAAAGAACCGGAAGGAACTTTGTTAGCGAGAGCGTGCGCCGATGCGCGCGGAGGCTGCGGAGGAGTGCTAAGGCGCGAGGTCGTGCTGAGGCCAATGAGGGTCGTCGCTCGGAAATTCTCCTCGCCAGTCTTTCCCGAGCTCTCTTGCCCACCCTCGCGTCCTCGTGGAGAGCTCGCAGGAACATGGCGGGTGAGCATGGTGTTGTGTACGGCGCCGCCGCGATTCTCCCTTGCAATGGCGCGGCACGGCGACTACGGCTGCTCTAAACGCGAGCCGTTTTACAGGAATGCCGGACGACGGTGATGGCCTCGTGCCGGATCAGAGTGAGTACGCAGACGATCTGGATCTCGGCTTCCGATCCGTCATCGGCGTCGATCAGCGTCGATGAAGTGCGGTCCTTACGGGGGACTGACTGCTCTGCCTGGCTAAGCCTACTGCCAAGCGCAGTTAGGCCTAGCGGCCTGTCCCTTCAAAGGGCCGCCCGCGGCGGgcgctatggcgctcgttgcggCTTCTGGTTGTTGGTTCGTGTGCCGAAGCTCGGCCGCAGTTACTCTGCTGCAGTTTCTCCTCGTAGGTCGATGCCTTGTCGTAGCATACCGTCCTTGTTTACGCGTGCTGCTCTGCGGCACTACTTCTAATTTGGTGTTGACAATTCCTGGAGGTCAATAAACACTACTGGCCGGCTGCTATTGGTTGTAGGCGTGTTTTCGGCATCATTGTTAAGTTCTCTGAATTCGACGATGCTACTTGCTGGAATGAGCGCGCGCGTTCTCCCTTGTATGTGCAGTTTCCTTGGCGCCGATGACGCCTCCGTCAGCGTGACGCGGTTGACTGGTAATATTGCGTGGGGCTGCGCTTTTTGGCAATCACATCTGCTTGTTTTTGTGTTTAGCCAGCCTACCGTGTAACTTGTGACTTGGCATATCTGCTGTCGGCTTCGTCTTTCGCTTTTGAGCATCGTTTTTCGGAAACCGGTGCGTGCATTCTTGAAATTCTGACGGTTTGGGCGGTTACGACGGCTTCAAATTTAAAATTGCACTGTGGAGTAGCTGACTGCCCGCCGATTGGTGCGAGGTCGTTTAGCTTCAGTATAGTTTGTGCATCTGTCCTTGTTTCTCGTGGGCGAAGAAAAGTTTTCTCCATGCAGTATTACTCCACTGTGGCTCTTAATTATCGTGCGGCGTTCTGGTACTTTTGTATGTTTTTACCTTCACTGTAGCCTCTATGTGCCCTTTACTTCGGGAGCGCTCGCTATGGTAAAACAATTGTTCGCGTTTTAACAGTTGCTGCTGATCGGTTTGTTTGACGTAGGCACAAGCGGAGTTCCAGTGAGTGTGGCACGCATGAAGCGTGCGACGTGCTTGTCTTGATTGACGCGAGCGCCTTTCCATTGTCCCGGTAACGCCAACGGCGAGGACGCCGCTCGGGCTCGCCCATGGGGGTGGAGAGAGCGACCAGCCGAGAGCTACTTGGGCGTTTACTGCAGCAGGCGTTGCCCTAGGCGCGCACTTCGCCGGTCATTTTCGAGTAAAGCGAGATGGCTCACAACCGCCCTCGGTTCTAACCCTAACGCAGCTAGGCTCCTTTGCTAGTGGCTGGCAATGCTCAGTCAAATCATGGGCGATTGTGCGTGGCGTCGAAATTACGTGTGCCGTGCTGCAGCGTGGCTTCACAGCAGCGCAGTCGCATAATTTCTTTCCAGAGACTACAGGTTGTGTTTCTGCCTTGCTACTTCCCTTTGAAATCTCGTACGTTGCGTAATTGGGTTAGTGCCCAGCAGCCTACGGTCTTCTTTGCGGTCAAACGCGCCGCGAGTCCGTGGCCTGCAGTTTTGTCCTTATCAGATCACGACAACGGCAGGTGTGTTGCGTGATTTTGCGGCGCCATGTCGGGGAGGAGGTTTTACACGTGGGGTTTACGCTCGGGCCAGGCGTTATTTAAAAGGCCGCAGTTGCTTACTAGCCGCGGCGCCAGCATCTTTCGCCGTCAAACCCCGTGTGGTCGAAGCCATGCGACTTCTTGTTGGCTGGCAACTGTGGAGAGGTAACTTATCTAGCGCGGTGCCTTGGATATTCATGAGATCGGAGTACATTGCTCtgataccgtttttttttttttgtgataggaGCTGCGCGAGTGCATTACTGCTGATCCAAGTAATCAAGGTGTACTCACTTGTACACTAAAGCATACCTTAACAGAACTCATTCTCCTAATACTGCTTTGACAGCTGTGTGCATTAACAAAACATTTAGCCTTGACTCTACAGATTTCCCTTATGCACATATTATGCAGTATTTATACTGTTTTTGTCATGTTGCAGGGCCCCCATTGGGTGAAGCAGACTCGCTGAATACAGAGAACGAAGGTGGGCACAGTTTGCTGTTCAGCTTAAGGAGCCTTTGTTCTATTCTACCTTCTGTTCATGTGAAGTGACAGCATACATAGAAGTTTAATGATTATGACTCTTGCTCTTTCCACAATCCAGTGGAATGAGAAAGAGCTTGTTCAGCAAGGCTCTGTAGCAGAATGGTCTTTAACCATGCATTCTTTCTGTGCCCTTCATTAATGAAAAGACCAAAAACTGCTTACAAAGAACTGTTGAAATTAGTAATATGTACTTTTCAGTTTGTGGATGTGCTTATGCTTGCTGCAATACTTTAGTACAATAAGCAAGTTTAGGTTTGGTGACACAATTATAAAACGTTATCAAGTAAAACAATAGCACTGCTTAGCTTTCCATTTATGTGCCTTGTTAAGGCCATCCTCCGGTGATATTCAGAaatcgatggatctcaatgaaattcggtCTGTACATTCCTCAGCCACACTTGTCTATGCAAAATAGGCTTGTAAGGTGTGCAGCTTTCTTACGAATCAATTTTATTAACTCTGACCTCCCACCCGCCTTCCCACGACATTGGCCACATGTGTGTAATGTATAGGTGCTGAGAATCAAATGCAGAGCGCAGTTTTGAGCAGTACGATGTTTGTAAGCTGGTGTTTGTGCTGTTGCTAGAAGTAGCATTCTCCGTGGATAGTGAAGTGATTGGTAGCACGTTATATTGCTTTGTTGGCTGCATGTTGGCCCTAACCAGCCATACACGCAGCGCGAGTTGATGTCGATCACATTCAGCCGTGGTAAAGCCATTGAGTTTGTATATTGCACCAGTAACATTACCTGAAATGTAAGCCAAATAAACTTGCTTCTGTAGTTCAGTTGTAAGCATACAGATTCAACAAATCTTCATTTCATGAAATGCAAGCACAAAAAGCAGTCTCGCGATTCACTGTGAACAGTGAATTGCGAGCGGCCATAGCTAGGCAGTGACATCTTGCTAATGGCTGTTGCATTCAATAACAGTTACAGCTCCAAAAGCATGGGACTGTGATATGAAGAGGCCATAAATTGGCCGTATCTGCGAAATCTTTGCCTTTGCTGTTTTTGTTTTCAGCATTGGCAAGACAGGCATGATTCGTGTGCATGAATGGGTACTGCTAGGTTTGGTTCCTGTTCTGTTATTGTGCGTTATTGCTTATTTAGGGTTTTCAAATTCAACAAGTAGAGCTATTCAAATTATACAGCCCAGGGCCATTTCGGAGCCTCAGTTAAAGTATGGCTTCTGTTAACCAAAGTGCTGTAAGAGCAATGGATAGTTCCATGGTCATACCAGATTTTGTGTAGGTTGTGCAGTGGCCATAAGGAAAGCAAAAAAAGTGCTTTTAACTTGTACTGCTGATTAAAAATAGCTAGGCTGGGAAAAAAGGAATAGAAGCATTTTGGTTGCTACTTGTACAGTTATTGCAAATTTCTTGTAAACAGGAGGCAAAATTGGAAACCAATTACAGTAGTGGCTTCCTGTGGTTAAGTAATTGCACAAGTTTCATTCCCCCTGTGCTTCTTGCTCAAGTTCTGAGCTCCATTGTAACTGGTTGCCTGTTCATGTTCTCCATTTTGAGCTTCATGAACACCTTACCATGCCTGCTTTGTTGTCTTGGTCCAATTAATGCATATGGCCAATAATATTAAGCTACATTTTATTTAATGTAGCTTGAAATATTGTTTCCTGGTATTGAGAAAACAATTGTATTAGTTGTCCAGGTTGTGACATCAGAAGGATGTAATTTACACATCATGCAGATTAAGAAAGTCAAGCCCACATTCTCTTGCGGAGCATGACCTTGACAGTCTTGCAGTAGTGTTCAACAGAGCATTTGGTTGTTCTATAGTGATAACAAAGCAGTCAAGCTTGCTTAAGCTTTCCTTTCGGTGTGAGGAGTAGTTGCAGTTTGTATGCATCTATTTAGTGGAAACACAGTACCACTGTTTGAACCCAAGTTGCAGCATATGACTAAAAAAGAGTAGCTTATGTAGAATGCTTTAAGAGGCAATCACGTAGTTGTACTTGACAATGGCTAGCATTTGTAGGGGCTTTACCGTATATGACTTGCCCATTTTTTAGGAATAAAAAAATGTCAAGTTTCAATCAAATTATAAGGCCCTGGGCAGACTGGAAAGGTGGCCGCTCCAAGTCTGACCTGAATATAGCGCGACAAAGTGATCAACTTGAATGAAGGTAGTTTGCGGGAGTACCTTGTCATGGATAGTGGCAAGTGATCTTCAAAAATAAAGGTCACTTTTTGTCTGGTGCTCATTCGTTTCTTTCTTGGTGTGCGCTAGACAACCGACAATTTTTTCCTGTGCTTTTTTCTAAATAATGGTTTGTCATAAATTGTGACACTTATAATTTCATAAACCAACTGCCCTGAAATGTTATAAGTCTTTTGATAACACTTGTTAATTGACCTTAAGCAGTGGAAAGGTATCTCCACCTTTGATATAGTTGTGTGTGAAGACAGGTGcctcactgttaaaaaaaaatttgttaaaAAAACCCCCTCCTGTAAAAACCTGTAAAAAAAGTTTGCAATTGGTTTGCAGGTCGTTAATGCGGTGCAGTCATTCGATTTGCGAAATGAAACATTGAAATGCACTCGATATAGActttttcacaggagagaaaaaaatgctgCGATGCTGGGCTGCGCACGGGAGTACAATGGCTGACGTAACAGCTTCGGCAGTGTATTTTTGAGGGGTTTAGCGCAGCCCaaagaggattatggcggcgcccagggaacAGACTTTGAAAAGTTCTATAGAAAAAGC contains:
- the LOC119377251 gene encoding uncharacterized protein LOC119377251 translates to MASDVTLPSSNERTGRNFVSESVRRCARRLRRSAKARGRAEANEGRRSEILLASLSRALLPTLASSWRARRNMAGMPDDGDGLVPDQRPPLGEADSLNTENEGGHSLLFSLRSLCSILPSVHVK